The following are encoded in a window of Caldicellulosiruptor danielii genomic DNA:
- the mtnA gene encoding S-methyl-5-thioribose-1-phosphate isomerase, whose product MKHFEFKNDKLIVLDQRKLPFEKEYFVCSTYQDVYIAIKDMIIRGAPLIGIVAAYGVVLGFKEIIEKNMDLTKIYEIINYLANSRPTAVNLFWALERMKKIFKEARNLSQSQIYSLLLDEARKIEEEDKNINKKIGENGNTLIKEGANILTHCNAGALATGGYGTALGVIREAHFTGKNIHVYVDETRPYLQGARLTAFELSEDGIPNTVICDNMAGYLMKLGKIDCVIVGADRIALNGDTANKIGTYSLSVLAKHHGIPFYIAAPVSTIDFNIKSGSEIPIEERSEDEIRFFNGKKIVPDESKVFNPAFDVTPAENITAIITEKGVIFPPFEEGILKLKEW is encoded by the coding sequence ATGAAACACTTTGAGTTTAAAAATGATAAGCTCATTGTCCTCGACCAAAGAAAGTTGCCTTTTGAAAAAGAATATTTTGTTTGCAGTACGTACCAAGATGTATATATAGCGATAAAAGATATGATTATAAGAGGAGCACCTTTGATTGGAATTGTTGCTGCATATGGTGTTGTTTTAGGCTTTAAGGAGATAATTGAAAAGAACATGGATTTAACTAAAATTTATGAGATCATAAACTATCTTGCAAACTCAAGACCTACTGCTGTAAATCTTTTTTGGGCGCTTGAGAGAATGAAAAAGATTTTTAAAGAGGCAAGAAATCTTTCTCAAAGTCAAATTTATAGTTTGCTGCTGGATGAGGCAAGGAAAATAGAAGAGGAAGATAAAAATATCAATAAAAAGATTGGTGAGAATGGAAATACACTTATAAAAGAAGGTGCAAATATTCTTACTCACTGTAATGCAGGAGCTTTAGCAACAGGTGGGTATGGAACTGCACTTGGTGTTATCCGTGAAGCTCACTTTACCGGCAAGAACATTCATGTTTATGTAGATGAGACCAGACCGTATCTTCAAGGGGCAAGGCTCACAGCATTTGAACTTTCTGAGGATGGAATTCCTAACACAGTTATTTGTGATAATATGGCAGGTTATCTTATGAAACTTGGAAAAATTGATTGCGTTATTGTGGGTGCAGACAGAATTGCTTTAAATGGAGATACGGCAAACAAGATTGGAACTTACTCTCTTTCTGTTTTGGCAAAACACCATGGCATTCCTTTTTACATTGCAGCACCAGTATCAACCATTGATTTTAACATAAAATCAGGCTCAGAAATTCCTATTGAAGAAAGAAGCGAAGATGAAATAAGATTTTTCAATGGTAAAAAGATTGTCCCGGATGAATCGAAGGTTTTCAATCCTGCATTTGATGTGACGCCGGCCGAAAACATTACTGCTATAATTACAGAAAAAGGTGTTATTTTCCCACCGTTTGAGGAGGGTATTTTAAAACTCAAAGAATGGTAG
- a CDS encoding S-methyl-5'-thioadenosine phosphorylase — protein sequence MEYKADIGVFGGSGFYSLEDGVEEIELETPYGKPSDKISLIEIAGKKVAFLPRHGKNHQYPPHLIPYRANLYAMKMLGVKKIIGPTASGSLKPEIKPGDFVVCDQFVDRTWGRKDTFFEGPEVRHVSAAKPYCEYLRKIAIESAKELGITVHEKGTVVVIQGPRFSTTAESRWFSSMGWDVINMTQYPEVILAKELGICYVNISLITDYDAGLEGRDDIKPVTEEEVYRVFRENNDKVKKLIYRMIEKIDINYECEE from the coding sequence ATGGAATACAAAGCTGATATAGGTGTATTTGGTGGTTCAGGTTTTTACTCGCTTGAGGATGGTGTTGAGGAGATAGAACTTGAAACTCCTTATGGAAAGCCGAGTGACAAGATTTCACTGATAGAGATTGCAGGCAAGAAAGTTGCTTTTCTACCACGCCATGGTAAAAATCATCAATATCCTCCTCATTTAATTCCTTACAGGGCAAACTTATACGCAATGAAGATGCTCGGTGTTAAAAAGATAATTGGACCAACAGCCTCAGGAAGCTTGAAGCCTGAGATAAAACCTGGCGACTTTGTTGTGTGTGACCAGTTTGTTGACAGGACATGGGGAAGAAAGGACACCTTTTTTGAAGGACCTGAGGTAAGACATGTATCTGCTGCAAAGCCTTACTGTGAATACCTGCGAAAGATTGCGATCGAGTCTGCAAAAGAGCTCGGAATTACTGTGCATGAAAAGGGAACAGTTGTTGTAATTCAAGGTCCGAGGTTTTCAACAACAGCTGAGAGCAGATGGTTCTCAAGCATGGGCTGGGATGTTATAAACATGACCCAGTATCCTGAAGTAATTCTTGCAAAAGAGCTTGGAATCTGCTATGTGAATATATCCCTTATTACAGACTATGACGCTGGGCTTGAGGGAAGAGATGATATAAAGCCTGTGACAGAAGAAGAAGTCTATAGAGTCTTCAGAGAAAATAACGATAAGGTGAAAAAACTTATATATAGGATGATCGAAAAGATTGATATAAACTATGAATGTGAGGAGTAA
- a CDS encoding DUF5665 domain-containing protein, whose amino-acid sequence MRKDELEKKFQDFILQFERMNFSYYVEYLKNPKKIIWQNFLSGVARGFGTAFGFSILGALLLYILNSVVKYNLPVIGRYIAEILKFVKFYMR is encoded by the coding sequence ATGCGTAAAGATGAACTTGAGAAAAAATTTCAAGACTTTATCTTGCAATTTGAGAGGATGAACTTCAGTTATTATGTAGAGTACCTGAAAAATCCAAAAAAAATTATATGGCAAAACTTTCTATCAGGTGTTGCAAGAGGGTTTGGTACAGCTTTCGGCTTTTCAATTTTAGGTGCACTACTTTTATATATTTTAAACTCTGTTGTAAAATACAACTTGCCAGTGATTGGTAGATATATTGCTGAGATTTTAAAATTTGTAAAGTTCTATATGAGATAA
- a CDS encoding TraR/DksA C4-type zinc finger protein — MTNEDLERFKRLLLQKKAEYERMLKISKDNQVSNFSSFYSNELSNYDNHPADMASDLYEAEKNLSMEASAKRKLYFINKALEKIKKGIYGICISCKREIPLERLEAIPYTEFCIECEKELEKTENYKTDARPIEEKAMGKPFNDKFASAKEEEHEGVDMWSILETHSSSNGPQDNMETNSKSYYKRINEIDDIVEEVDKLSNQDNKKMIGK; from the coding sequence ATGACTAATGAAGACCTTGAGAGATTTAAAAGGTTGCTTCTTCAAAAGAAAGCTGAATACGAGAGAATGCTAAAGATAAGTAAAGACAACCAAGTTAGCAATTTTAGTTCTTTTTATTCAAACGAACTTTCAAACTATGATAACCATCCAGCTGACATGGCATCTGATTTGTATGAGGCAGAAAAGAATTTGAGCATGGAGGCTTCTGCCAAGCGAAAACTCTATTTTATAAATAAAGCGCTTGAGAAGATTAAAAAGGGAATATATGGAATCTGCATTTCATGTAAAAGAGAAATTCCTTTAGAAAGACTTGAGGCAATTCCATATACAGAGTTTTGTATAGAGTGTGAAAAGGAGCTAGAGAAAACCGAAAACTACAAAACTGATGCAAGACCTATCGAAGAAAAGGCAATGGGAAAGCCATTTAATGATAAGTTTGCCAGCGCTAAAGAAGAAGAACATGAAGGGGTAGATATGTGGAGTATACTTGAAACCCATTCAAGTAGCAATGGTCCTCAGGATAATATGGAGACAAATTCAAAGAGTTATTATAAAAGGATAAATGAGATTGATGATATTGTAGAAGAAGTTGATAAACTTTCAAACCAAGACAACAAGAAAATGATTGGTAAATAG
- the lspA gene encoding signal peptidase II produces the protein MVYWIIIMLTFLADQFSKFLIEKYFPLGYSKEMLKHLLWLTYVQNTGGAFSILEGKQFIFILVSIILIIGLFWLLIFKKLSNQTKLAIALILGGALGNFFDRVFRGYVVDFIDIKVIPVFNIADMCITVGVFLLALELLREGRGELLQKKGI, from the coding sequence TTGGTTTACTGGATTATTATTATGTTAACTTTTTTAGCAGACCAATTCTCAAAATTTTTAATTGAAAAATACTTTCCATTAGGGTATTCTAAAGAGATGTTAAAACATTTATTGTGGCTGACGTATGTCCAAAATACTGGTGGAGCTTTTTCAATACTTGAAGGAAAACAATTTATCTTCATTTTAGTTTCAATTATTTTAATTATTGGCTTATTTTGGTTGCTTATTTTTAAAAAATTGTCTAACCAAACCAAATTAGCAATAGCGCTTATCTTAGGCGGCGCTTTGGGGAATTTCTTTGATAGAGTTTTCAGGGGGTATGTTGTGGACTTTATTGACATAAAAGTAATACCTGTGTTTAATATAGCCGACATGTGTATAACAGTTGGGGTTTTTCTTTTAGCATTAGAATTGCTGAGAGAAGGGAGAGGAGAATTATTGCAGAAGAAAGGTATCTGA
- a CDS encoding RluA family pseudouridine synthase — MTVEEFEGRVDVFLAKALDKTRSFVQKIIEDGNVWVNQKQIKKASHKVKSGDLIKVVIPDPVQVNLTPQDIEIDIVYEDEHLAVINKPRGMVVHPGAGNYENTLVNALLYKFEGKLSSINGVIRPGIVHRLDKDTSGLLIVAKTNEAHIKLSEALKNHQIKRVYFAVCEGVLREDSGIINAPIGRHPVNRLKMAVVPNGKEAITYFEVLERFDKYTFIKLRLKTGRTHQIRVHMAYVGYPVLGDSLYGRAKNEFGIEGQLLHAGEIEFVHPIENKLMHFKAELPEYFSKILETLRLRTLK; from the coding sequence CTGACAGTTGAGGAGTTTGAAGGAAGAGTGGATGTATTTTTGGCAAAAGCACTTGATAAAACAAGAAGTTTTGTTCAAAAGATAATAGAAGATGGAAATGTATGGGTGAACCAAAAACAGATTAAAAAGGCTTCTCATAAGGTCAAAAGCGGTGACTTAATAAAGGTAGTGATACCTGATCCAGTGCAAGTAAATTTGACTCCTCAAGATATTGAGATTGATATAGTATACGAAGATGAACATTTAGCAGTCATAAACAAACCTCGAGGGATGGTCGTTCATCCTGGTGCTGGGAACTATGAGAACACACTTGTTAATGCACTTTTGTATAAGTTTGAAGGAAAACTGAGTAGCATAAATGGTGTTATAAGACCGGGTATTGTTCATAGGCTTGACAAGGATACCTCAGGTCTTTTGATTGTTGCAAAGACAAACGAGGCACATATAAAGCTTTCTGAAGCACTTAAAAATCACCAGATTAAAAGAGTTTACTTTGCAGTCTGTGAAGGTGTATTAAGAGAAGACAGCGGGATAATAAACGCACCGATTGGCAGACATCCTGTAAACAGATTAAAAATGGCAGTTGTACCAAATGGAAAAGAAGCAATAACATATTTTGAGGTTCTTGAGAGATTTGACAAATACACTTTTATAAAGCTACGGTTAAAAACAGGAAGAACGCACCAAATAAGAGTTCATATGGCCTATGTAGGTTACCCTGTTCTTGGAGATAGTCTTTACGGTAGAGCAAAGAATGAATTTGGAATAGAAGGTCAGCTACTGCATGCAGGTGAGATAGAATTTGTTCATCCAATTGAAAACAAACTTATGCACTTCAAAGCTGAACTTCCTGAATATTTTTCGAAGATTCTTGAGACATTGAGGCTTCGTACCCTAAAATAG
- the pyrR gene encoding bifunctional pyr operon transcriptional regulator/uracil phosphoribosyltransferase PyrR, producing the protein MEKFKEIMDSAQMNRALIRISHEILEKNKGVENLCLVGIQRRGVTLAKRIRDNIEKIEGVRLPLGILDITFYRDDLSLLSEHPTVNSTQIDFDINNKKIVLVDDVLFTGRTARAAIEALMDMGRPKMIQLAVLIDRGHRELPIRADYVGKNVPTSRREIVHVLVDEFDNDNRVIIEQLDKEI; encoded by the coding sequence ATGGAAAAATTTAAAGAAATTATGGATTCTGCCCAGATGAATAGAGCTTTAATAAGAATTTCTCATGAGATACTTGAGAAAAATAAAGGTGTTGAGAATTTGTGCCTGGTTGGAATTCAAAGAAGAGGTGTGACCCTTGCAAAGAGGATAAGAGATAATATCGAGAAAATAGAAGGTGTTAGACTGCCTTTAGGTATTCTTGACATAACTTTTTACAGAGATGATTTGAGTCTTTTGAGTGAACATCCAACTGTTAACTCTACTCAAATTGATTTTGATATTAACAACAAAAAGATTGTGCTGGTTGATGATGTTCTATTTACCGGAAGAACTGCAAGAGCTGCAATTGAAGCACTTATGGACATGGGAAGACCCAAAATGATACAGCTTGCAGTTTTAATTGACAGAGGACATAGAGAACTTCCAATCAGAGCTGACTATGTGGGGAAGAATGTGCCTACATCAAGGCGCGAAATAGTTCATGTTTTGGTTGATGAGTTTGACAATGATAATAGAGTAATAATTGAACAATTAGATAAAGAAATATAA
- the uraA gene encoding uracil permease, giving the protein MHRVVQVEEKLPFSKTLPLSLQHLFAMVGATILVPILVGLSPSVALFTSGVGTIIYILVTKNKVPAYLGSSFAYINPIITVSASLGGKEYALAGCIASGVVYLIVAFLIYLFGTKWIDRILPPVVVGPVVMIIGLSLARAAAVKSAGLFKEVIKDGQILEVAVNVIKSPVCWVSIFTLLVAVFGSVYFKGFFKVIPVLIGLVSGYLFAYILDLIGMNTGLLNSFYPNGKYVPFLNYEVIRSAKWIGIPQFTFPKFSLPAILAIAPIAIVTITEHIGHLLVTNNVVGRDFTKDPGLHRSLAGDGLATIVAGFFGGPPNTTYGENIGVMAITKVYSTWVILWAAIIAILLSFVQKLGALIQVIPAPVIGGISILLFGVIASSGLRMMIENKVDLSQTRNLVIASVILIIGVGGTKLKIFNIEFEGMALATFVGIILNLLLPEAKPVSKDEIISESGIVNNAEI; this is encoded by the coding sequence ATGCACAGGGTTGTTCAAGTGGAAGAGAAACTTCCTTTTTCAAAAACACTGCCACTTAGTCTTCAGCACCTTTTTGCAATGGTTGGTGCAACAATACTTGTACCGATATTAGTGGGTTTGAGCCCATCAGTTGCGCTATTCACAAGCGGTGTTGGGACAATCATCTATATACTTGTGACTAAAAACAAGGTTCCTGCTTACCTTGGTTCATCTTTTGCATATATAAATCCAATTATCACAGTTTCTGCTTCGCTTGGCGGAAAAGAATATGCGCTTGCTGGCTGTATCGCCTCAGGTGTTGTCTATTTAATTGTAGCTTTCTTAATATATCTGTTTGGTACAAAATGGATTGACAGAATTTTACCACCTGTTGTTGTAGGTCCGGTTGTTATGATAATTGGTCTTTCCTTAGCAAGAGCTGCTGCAGTCAAGTCCGCGGGACTTTTCAAAGAGGTCATCAAGGATGGACAAATCTTAGAGGTTGCTGTAAATGTCATAAAAAGCCCTGTTTGCTGGGTTTCAATATTTACATTGCTTGTTGCAGTGTTTGGTTCGGTTTACTTCAAAGGGTTTTTCAAGGTAATCCCTGTGTTGATTGGACTTGTAAGTGGATACCTATTTGCATATATACTTGATCTGATTGGCATGAACACAGGACTTTTAAATTCCTTTTATCCAAACGGTAAATATGTACCGTTTTTAAATTATGAAGTGATTAGAAGCGCAAAATGGATAGGCATTCCTCAGTTCACCTTCCCAAAATTTTCACTACCTGCTATCTTAGCAATTGCACCAATTGCCATCGTCACAATAACAGAGCACATTGGACATCTTCTTGTTACAAACAACGTTGTTGGAAGAGACTTTACAAAAGACCCGGGTCTTCACAGATCTTTAGCAGGTGATGGGCTTGCAACAATTGTAGCTGGCTTTTTTGGCGGTCCACCTAACACAACTTATGGAGAGAATATTGGTGTTATGGCAATAACAAAGGTGTATAGCACATGGGTAATCCTGTGGGCAGCTATAATTGCTATTCTTCTTTCGTTTGTGCAGAAACTTGGTGCTCTGATACAGGTCATTCCTGCACCGGTTATTGGTGGAATTAGCATTCTTCTCTTTGGAGTTATTGCTTCTTCTGGCTTGAGAATGATGATTGAGAATAAAGTGGACCTTTCTCAAACAAGAAATTTGGTCATTGCATCGGTTATTCTCATAATTGGTGTTGGAGGCACAAAACTTAAGATTTTCAACATTGAGTTTGAAGGAATGGCTCTGGCAACATTCGTCGGGATTATATTAAACCTTCTTTTACCAGAAGCAAAGCCAGTTTCAAAAGACGAGATTATTTCAGAATCAGGTATTGTCAACAATGCAGAAATATAA
- a CDS encoding aspartate carbamoyltransferase catalytic subunit, producing MKHLLGLKDLSKEEILKILNLAKDMKLILKSETKKTPHLQGYSVVLLFYENSTRTRTSFELAAKFMGANTTSISVATSSVQKGESLLDTVRTLEALKTDVLIVRHSFSGAPHFIAQNCSFSVINAGDGMNEHPTQALLDMFTIRERLGKLENLKVAIIGDILHSRVARSNIWGLKKFGNEITVYGPQTLLPPFIDKFANVASSLEEAVTNKDVVIDLRIQLERQKRGLISSKYEYYKFFGLNEDIYKFISKDTLIMHPGPVNRGVEISSDIMNLPNCTIEEQVTNGIAVRMAVLYLCTRKEAN from the coding sequence TTGAAACATCTGCTTGGACTTAAAGACCTTTCAAAAGAGGAAATACTAAAGATTTTAAATCTCGCTAAGGATATGAAATTAATTCTAAAAAGTGAGACGAAAAAGACACCTCATCTGCAAGGATATTCTGTTGTACTACTTTTTTATGAAAACAGTACACGTACGAGAACATCTTTTGAGCTTGCAGCAAAGTTCATGGGCGCAAACACTACATCTATTTCTGTTGCAACAAGCAGCGTCCAAAAAGGCGAATCACTCCTTGACACAGTTAGAACCTTAGAAGCTTTAAAGACAGATGTTTTAATTGTACGTCACTCTTTCTCAGGTGCCCCTCATTTTATAGCCCAAAACTGTTCATTTTCAGTTATCAATGCAGGAGATGGAATGAATGAACATCCAACCCAAGCCTTGCTTGACATGTTTACAATAAGAGAGAGGCTTGGCAAACTTGAAAATCTCAAGGTTGCTATAATTGGCGATATTCTCCACAGCCGAGTTGCAAGAAGTAACATCTGGGGACTCAAAAAATTTGGAAATGAAATAACAGTATATGGTCCCCAGACGCTTTTACCACCCTTCATAGACAAGTTTGCAAATGTTGCCTCATCCTTAGAAGAAGCAGTAACTAACAAGGATGTAGTAATTGACCTTAGAATTCAACTTGAGAGGCAAAAAAGAGGATTAATTTCTTCAAAATATGAATATTACAAGTTCTTTGGTCTGAATGAAGATATCTATAAGTTTATTTCCAAAGATACTCTCATTATGCATCCTGGTCCTGTAAACAGGGGAGTTGAGATATCCTCTGACATTATGAACCTTCCGAACTGTACAATTGAGGAGCAAGTGACAAACGGAATTGCTGTGAGAATGGCAGTTTTATATCTTTGCACACGAAAGGAGGCAAATTAG
- a CDS encoding dihydroorotase — MILIKNANIVNGIDKTVQKADILIVDDRIEKIAPAIKIENPKLEIIDASEKYVFPSFTDIHCHLREPGFEYKEDIRSGSLSAVAGGFTTICCMPNTNPPIDNRAMVAYVRYRAKEVSPIEVLPIGAITKGLNGEELSEIGLMREEGIVAISDDGKCVMNANLMRNALLYAKDFSIPVISHCEDTNLSEGGQMNLGFVSTTLGLRGIPREAESVIVARDLLLAKETKAHLHITHVSTKESVELIRRAKEWGVNVTCDTCPHYISLTEEEVIGFNTNAKVNPPLRTKEDVEALIEAIKEGVIDCIATDHAPHHKDEKNVEFNLAPSGTIGFETAFAVLYTYLIKNRGFEISKLVELLSINPRKIINLKPNMIKENQKANLVIIDPNREWEVKEEDIISKSKNSVFLGKKLTSYVEAVIYEGKILKKDGEIKC, encoded by the coding sequence GTGATATTAATCAAAAATGCAAATATAGTAAATGGTATTGATAAAACTGTGCAAAAAGCTGATATCCTAATTGTAGATGATAGAATAGAAAAGATTGCCCCAGCTATTAAGATAGAAAATCCAAAACTTGAGATTATTGATGCAAGCGAAAAATATGTCTTTCCGAGCTTTACTGACATTCATTGTCATCTCAGAGAACCCGGTTTTGAATACAAAGAGGATATAAGAAGTGGAAGTTTAAGTGCTGTAGCAGGCGGGTTTACGACAATCTGTTGTATGCCAAACACAAACCCGCCGATTGATAACAGAGCGATGGTAGCATATGTGCGATACCGTGCAAAGGAAGTGTCACCTATTGAGGTTTTGCCAATTGGTGCAATCACAAAAGGACTAAATGGAGAAGAGCTTTCTGAAATTGGTTTAATGAGAGAAGAAGGGATAGTAGCAATTTCAGATGATGGCAAGTGTGTCATGAACGCAAATCTAATGAGAAATGCTCTTTTGTACGCAAAGGATTTCTCAATTCCTGTGATTTCCCACTGTGAGGATACAAATCTATCTGAAGGTGGACAAATGAACTTAGGATTTGTTTCAACCACACTTGGGCTTAGAGGAATTCCACGCGAAGCAGAGTCTGTTATTGTTGCAAGAGACCTCCTTCTTGCAAAAGAGACAAAAGCACATCTGCACATAACCCATGTGTCTACTAAAGAGTCGGTAGAGCTTATAAGAAGAGCAAAGGAATGGGGTGTAAACGTAACTTGTGATACATGCCCTCATTATATTAGTCTTACCGAAGAAGAGGTTATAGGCTTTAATACAAATGCAAAGGTAAATCCTCCTTTGAGAACAAAAGAAGATGTTGAGGCATTGATTGAGGCTATAAAGGAGGGGGTTATTGACTGCATTGCAACCGACCATGCGCCTCATCACAAGGATGAAAAGAATGTAGAGTTTAACCTTGCACCAAGTGGAACAATTGGTTTTGAAACAGCTTTTGCAGTGCTCTACACTTATCTTATAAAAAACAGAGGATTTGAAATTTCAAAATTAGTGGAACTACTCAGTATAAATCCAAGAAAAATAATAAACCTAAAACCAAATATGATAAAAGAAAATCAAAAAGCAAACCTTGTGATAATTGACCCGAATAGAGAGTGGGAAGTTAAAGAGGAAGACATTATTTCGAAGTCAAAGAATAGTGTTTTTTTGGGTAAAAAACTTACCTCATATGTCGAAGCGGTAATATATGAAGGAAAGATATTAAAGAAGGACGGTGAAATTAAATGCTAA
- the pyrF gene encoding orotidine-5'-phosphate decarboxylase produces the protein MLNFSDKLIEAIKKKDSVLIAGIDTTVENIPDYFIRKYYDDEKNEIENLKYILYEYNRRIIDAIEENVIGVKFQAAFFEQYSYYGIEVLHKLIQYAQSKKLIVIFDGKRNDISSSAKGYSNAYIGETALFDKKIKFFDCDAMTVNPYLGEDGIKPFVEDCERFKKGLFVLVKTSNPSSKDFQDLIVDGKYLFEKVAEKVHEWGASCKGKHGYSDIGAVVGATQPQAAKMIRSILPDSFLLIPGIGVQGGKVEDLKYFLDKNKMGIIVNSSRDIIYAYKNHIHSDFEKSSFIASKNFKESINSAIN, from the coding sequence ATGCTAAACTTCTCTGACAAGCTAATTGAAGCAATAAAGAAGAAAGACAGTGTACTTATAGCTGGGATTGATACTACAGTGGAAAATATTCCAGATTATTTTATAAGAAAGTATTATGACGATGAAAAAAATGAGATAGAAAATCTAAAATATATACTCTATGAATACAACAGAAGAATAATCGATGCAATTGAAGAAAATGTAATTGGTGTGAAATTCCAAGCAGCATTTTTTGAGCAGTACTCATACTATGGCATAGAGGTGCTTCATAAACTCATCCAATATGCGCAAAGCAAAAAGTTAATTGTAATCTTTGATGGCAAAAGAAACGACATTTCAAGTTCGGCTAAAGGTTATTCTAATGCCTACATTGGCGAAACAGCATTGTTTGACAAGAAAATAAAGTTCTTTGACTGTGACGCAATGACGGTAAACCCTTATCTTGGTGAGGATGGAATAAAGCCATTTGTAGAGGACTGTGAAAGGTTCAAAAAAGGGCTTTTTGTGCTTGTAAAAACTTCAAATCCTTCATCTAAGGACTTTCAAGATTTAATTGTAGATGGCAAGTACCTTTTTGAAAAGGTAGCTGAAAAGGTACATGAATGGGGGGCAAGTTGCAAAGGTAAACATGGCTACTCGGATATCGGCGCGGTTGTTGGTGCAACACAACCACAAGCAGCAAAAATGATTAGGTCAATTCTTCCAGACTCTTTTCTGCTCATTCCCGGAATTGGAGTGCAAGGCGGAAAAGTTGAAGATTTGAAATATTTCCTTGACAAAAACAAGATGGGCATAATAGTAAACTCTTCACGCGACATAATATACGCATATAAAAATCACATACATTCAGACTTTGAAAAAAGCAGCTTTATCGCATCAAAGAATTTTAAGGAAAGTATAAATAGTGCAATTAACTGA